CTCTTTCAACTTACCTTTCCTCAGCCGCAGATGCTTCACCAAAGTGATCTCGGACGAATAACAAAGCATCTTGCAACCGGAACCGGCTATTCCCCGGAACAGCTGAAAAGAGAACAGTATCGTATCAGAACCGCCATGAATCCACATCCGGCCGGGCAACTACAGCTTAACGTTCCCGAAGAGCAAGGAGAAATGCTCCAGGGTATGCAACATAAGTACGACGAAACCGTACTTTTTTTCCCAAAGCAGGGACAAACCTGTCATGCATATTGCACCTATTGCTTTCGATGGGCACAATTTATCGGTAACAAAGAGCTGCAGATGGCTTCAGGTGAAGTCGAACCGCTGATTAGATATCTCGATAGACATCCCGAGGTAAGCGACCTCCTTATTACCGGAGGCGATCCCATGTTTATGCGAAGCAATGTTCTACGACGGTATATCGAACCGCTGCTTCGTCATCGTCCCGGGAATCTCCAAACCATACGTATAGGAACGAAAAGCCTTTCGTACTGGCCCTATCGCTATCTCTCAGATAAAGATAGCGATGATTTGATTTCACTTTTTCATGAAATTACCACAGCAGGATATCACCTTTCGATCATGGCCCATTTCACGCATATTCGAGAGCTGTCCACCAAGGCGGTGGAAGCCGCAATACGAAGGATCAGGGGAACCGGTGCGATTATCCGCTGTCAGTCGCCAATCGTACGTCACATAAACGACGACGCCTCAATGTGGGCGCAAATGTGGCGTCGCGAGGTACAGCTTGGAATGGTTCCCTATTATATGTTTATTGCCCGGGATACCGGCCCAAAGGCTTACTTCGACATCCCCATTGCCGAAACTTTCAAGCTTTTCTCCGATGCATACCGACAGGTATCGGGGCTGGCACGGACGGTACGAGGACCAAGCATGTCCGCAAAGCCCGGGAAAATCCTCGTCGACGGAATCACGGAGATCGAAGGGAAAAAATACTTCGTACTCAAAATGATACAGGGCAGAGAAGCCGCCTGGGTAAACAAGGTGTTTTATGCCAGGTATGACCCGAAGGCAAGCTGGATCACCGAACTAAAGCCCGCTTTTGGAGAAAGATGCTTCTTTTTCGAGCCAAACGGCAGAGGACCTCAAATGCCATTGAAGCAATTGCGAAACGCCGCAATGGAAGCTATCCCCGAAGCAGCAATCTCCATACACCGAAGCTGACCATCCCGTACCGAAAAAAGTTTCCGGTAAATAAACCCGGCAAAGCTTGCACAATCGTCACGAGCGGTCTTACAATGGTTCAAAAGGTAGGAATATCGTGGATCAGAAACGAATCGTTATCATAGGTGGAGGAGGAACGGGAGCCGCTGTCGCACGAGATCTCGGGCTGCGAGGCCACTCAGTACTCCTGCTGGAGCGAGATGAGTTCACCGGCGGCACCACGGGAAGACACCATGGTCAGCTCCATTCGGGGGCCCGGTATGCCGTGGGTGATAGAGAAATCGCCAGAGAATGCCTGCGGGAAACCGAAATTCTCAGACGCATTGCCCCCGACTTGATCGAGGACAACGGGGGCCTCTTCGTTGCGGTCACCGATGAAGAGGCCGATTACGCGTCTCAGTTTCGGAGCGCGTGTGCCGAAGCAGATATCCGGACGGAACTGATTTCGGGCAAGCAGGCAAGGGAGATCGAACCGGCACTTTCACAGACGGTACGATGTGCCGTCACGGTGCCAGCAGACGGCTCCTTCGATGCCTGGAGACTTCCTGCGGCATTTTTTGCATCGGCCATGGAGCATGGTGCAAAACTTTTTCGTTATGCAAACGTTATCGGCATTGAGACATCCGGCGGTTCGGTTTCCGCCGTCCGGGTACTGGATCGCATGACCAATAAAGAACATAAGATCGAAGCCGACGTCGTTATCAATGCGGGAGGCCCCTGGGTCGGAAAGATTGCCGCTCTTGCAGGATTGGATATGGAGGTGACACCCAGTCCGGGTACCATGGTAGCGGTCCAGGGACGTTTTGCAGACAAGGTCATAAGCAGACTCAGGCCGCCCAACGATGGCGACATTATCGTGCCCCAACGCTCCTTTTCGATCATAGGAACCACCCAATGGATCACCGATGATCCCGATCGAATCGAAACACCCCCTGAAGAGATACCACGTATGCTTCGCCTTGCGGATGAGATGATTCCCGCCTTCTCGTCCGCTCCGTTTCGCGCTGCATGGAGCGCTGCACGGCCTTTGGCGAAACGGGCGTATGAGGTAAAAGCGGCACGGGCCCTTTCAAGAGACTTCGATTGTGTTCATCATAAAGAAGAGGGAGCGGCAGGGCTCTTCAGTCTGGTCGGTGGTAAGGCCACGGTCCTGCGGGCAATGGGAGAGATCGTGGCAGACCAAGTCTGCTCCTACATCGGAGAGGAGAGACCGGGGTCTTCGGATCAAGAAAAACTCCCCCCCTATCGCCGCTTTTATCGACTCTTAAAAGAACAGGAATCTGAAAGGAAATTCTCATGGATATAAGCTTACGAATTTTTCGAGGTATCGGGCCGATAACAGAAAGTAGAGACGAAGAATTCTCGGACTTTCACTTCACTGCCAAAGAATCGGATACCATTCTTGATCTTCTGATGAAAGCGGGCCTTGAGGATGCATCGCTGCTTTTCCGCCACTCCTGTCATCATGGCTCCTGCGGTACCTGTGCCTGTATCATCGACGGTACGGAACGCCTTGCCTGCAGAACCTCTGTTTCGGAATTCCAAGCCGCCTCGCGCATTGAGATACGTCCCCTGAATGGTTTTCCCCGGATTAGGGATCTGGTGGTCGATATGTCCCCGTTGTTTGAAAAAACGGATGAAACATGGCGTTACCTCCGCCGAAGCGAAAGAGACGGAAGACGATTTGAAGATTGTATCGAATGCGGAGCCTGCATGTCCGCCTGTCCAGTGACCGAACCCTTTCAGGGACCGGCCCCGCTTGCCTTTCTCCATCGCAGACTTGAAAGCCTGGATGCAAAAGCGGAAGAGGAACGGAAAAATCTGTTGTCGCGGGCAGGAGAGAGCGACGCTGTTCCAGCATGCCAAGAGCACTTTGCATGCAGCAGGGTTTGTCCTCAGCGTGTCGCACCCGGCCGAAGGATTCGAGAGCTTCGAAATTTGCTCTGATACCTGCGACTTTCCAAACCACACATCAAGAAAAGCCATCTCATCACCACAAGTACCTCTTGAAAGCATCCTTGCCTACCAGCTATAGTAGGCTCAGGTATTAATCCCTTGAATAGTAAAGATTTCTAGGGGTAACACACAAAGAACAACCTACCAAGGAGCAATATGTGATAGGACAAGGTTTAACGCTCATGGTCGTGGGTATGGCAGTAGTATTTGTATTATTGGTACTACTAGTGTACGTCATGAAGTTGCTTTCCTTTGTTGTTAATCGGTTTTTTCCTGATAAAGAGGAAGAGGTCCAACCGAAGACACAAAGGGCAGGAGAGGCTGACATTCTTGCAGCCATCGCTTCGGCGGCAGCATACCACAACAGTTAAAGGTTAAAGGGGATTTCATGAAAAAGCGCGTAGATTTTATGGTAACGGCCTTCCGAGACGGTTTCCAATCGGCTTTCGGAGCACGAGTGCTGACCAAAGACTTCCTTCCCGCGGTCGAAGCGGCCGTTGATGCAGGAATTACCCACTTCGAGGCAGGCGGCGGAGCCCGTTTTCAAAGCCTCTATTTTTATTGTAATGAAGATGCATTCGACATGATGGATCAGTTTCGCCAGGCGGCGGGACCAGATGCCAACCTCCAGACCCTTGCGAGGGGGGTGAATGTCGTCGGGCTGGACAGTCAGTCGAGAGATATCATCAATCTTCATGCAAAGATGTTCAAAAAGCACGGAATGACCACCATCAGGAACTTCGACGCCCTCAACGACGTCAACAACCTGATCTATTCCGGCCAATGTATCGTTGATGCCGGTCTGAAACACGAAGTGACCGTCACCATGATGGAACTTCCTCCGGGAGCAAAAGGTGCCCACACACCGGAATTCTACATGACTGTTTTGAAACAGATACTCGATGCCGGTATCAAGTTCGATAGCATCTGTTTCAAAGATGCATCGGGAACAAGCGTCCCCAGCAAGGTCTACGAAACCATCAAACAGGCACGGGCAATGCTCGGTGCGGATGCCCACATAGTGTTCCACAGCCATGAAACCGCAGGAACAAGCATATTGGCTTACAAGGCCGCATTGGATGCCGGTGCAAATCAGGTCGATCTTTCCATGGCACCCGTATCGGGCGGGACTTGTCAGCCCGACATCATCACCATGTGGCACGCCCTTCGGGGAACCGAGTACGATCTCGGCATCGATATCGAAAAGGTACGAAAGGCCGAAGCCGTCTTCAAGGAGTGCATGAAGGATTATTTTGTTCCACCTGAGGCAACCGCTGTCGAACCGCTGATTCCTTTCAGCCCCATGCCGGGAGGAGCCCTTACCGCCAACACCCAGATGATGCGCGATAACGGCATCCTGGATAAATACTCTGAGGTTGCAGCAGCCATGGGCGAAGTCGTCATGAAAGGTGGCTACGGAACATCCGTTACCCCAGTCAGTCAGTTCTATTTCCAGCAGGCCTTCAATAACGTGATGGTAGGCCCTTGGAAAAAGATTGCGGACGGCTACGGGAAGATGGTTCTTGGATATTTTGGAAAGACTCCGGTCGCACCGGACCCTGAAATCGTTAAGCTTGCTAGCGAGCAGCTGGGACTGGAACCCACAACCAGAATCCCGGTGGACATCAATGATGAAGATCCTTCCAAGGGCATAGGAGCCGCAAAGAAGATGCTCGAAGAGGCGAAACTGCCGATGAGTGACGAAAATATCTTCATTGCCGCAGCCTGTAAGGAAAAAGGAATTCAGTTTCTCAAGGGAGAAGCCAAGGTCAACGTACGAAAGATCGATCCGAAGGCCGCGAAGGCAGCCGGAGGAGAGGCTAAATCGGGAGCCGGAAACTATACCGTCAACGTGGGCGGCAAACGGTTCAACGTCAAGCTCGAAGGGAATACCGCCCTTGTCAACGGCAAAAGCTACACCGTTGAAGTGGGCGAGGGAACGGATGCAGGAACACCGGCAGCCGGCGGAGCAGGACAGAATGTCGAAGCCCCCATGCCCGGCCTGGTACTCCGCATCGAGAAAGAGGTTGGCGACACCATTGAAGAGGGTGAGTTGCTTCTTGTTCTCGAAGCCATGAAGATGGAAACCGAAATTCACGCACCCTGTTCCGGAACCATTACGGAAATTCCGGTTAAGCAGGGCGATCAAATGAAAGCGGGCGACATCCTGGCCGTCATCTCCTAAGAAAGAAACGAGGTAGCTATGAATTTAGGAAGTGCTTTGCACAATCTATGGATATCCACGGGGCTCGTAAATTTTGAAGTCGGCCAAGTTATCATGATCCTGGTCGGCTGCCTGCTCATCTTTCTGGCCATCAACAAGAAATTCGAACCCCTTCTGTTGTTGCCGATCGGTTTCGGCGGCATACTTGCCAATATTCCCCTTGCGGGGATCGCCGAGCATACCGGATTTATCGGCATGATATACGGCGTCGGTATAGATACCGGTATTTTCCCTCTGCTCATTTTTATGGGTGTCGGAGCAATGACCGATTTCGGCCCGCTGATTGCAAACCCGAAGACGGCCCTGCTCGGGGCGGCCGCACAGTTTGGAATCTTCACTACTCTGCTCGGAGCCTTGGCATTGGGAACCCTTCCGATTTTCGGATTTAATCTTTCCGATGCGGCGGCAATCGGAATCATCGGCGGAGCCGATGGACCAACCTCCATTTTTCTCGCAAGTCAGTTATCGCCGCGATTATTGGGGGCCATTGCCGTAGCAGCCTACAGTTACATGGCCCTGGTGCCGATCATACAGCCGCCCATCATGAAATTGCTTACCACCAAGGAAGAACGATCCATCAAGATGGAACAGCTCAGGCCGGTTTCAAAGAAGGAAAAGATTCTTTTCCCCATTGCCGTTCTCGGTATCTGCATCATTCTTCTGCCCAGTGCCACACCGCTTATTGGTATGTTGATGTTCGGGAACCTGCTCAAGGAGTCTATGGTTACCGAAAGGCTCTCCAATGCTGCACAAAACGAACTGATGAATATTGTCACCATCATGCTGGGACTTACCGTAGGTTCCAAACTTCAGGCCGATAAGTTTCTCAATTTTGAAACCCTCGGGATTCTCATCCTTGGGCTTATTGCCTTCTCAATCGGGACAGCCGCAGGTGTGCTGCTTGCAAAGTTGATGAATAAGCTCAGCAAGAAGCACCCGATCAATCCCCTCATCGGTGCCGCCGGTGTATCCGCAGTACCGATGGCCGCCAGAGTTGCCAACAAGGTAGGAAAAGAAGCAAACCCCCAGAACTACCTTTTGATGCACGCCATGGGGCCGAATGTTGCCGGTGTTATCGGATCCGCCGTTGCGGCCGGTGTTCTGCTTTCCATTGTCCCTGTGATGATGGGCGGTTGATATACGTAGTATTTCAAGCAAATTTAGTCATTAGATGGGGCTGACCGAGAAGTAATCTTGGTCAGCCTTTTGTTGTCATTTCTCCATTGTAATAGTAACTTAGGATATGAGCTTGAGTTGTTTTTTTAAATTTAATAAAAAAGGTGCAAAGGCTTGTCCTGAGCAAAAACCTTCGGAAACCCCAAAAGTTTTTCCCTTATTCACCACCCAGATAACCGTCCCCTACTATGATGTCGGTTTCGACTTTGAACTCACGCCGGCTGCAGTTCTTCACTATGCAGAAAATGCGGCCGCGGGCCATTGTGCCGCCATTGGAAAGCCAATTCCGTTATTGTTGGAAGAGGGGTTCATCTGGATGCTGGCCAGAGGGCAAATGGAAATGAAACGTTATCCCCGTTATGGAGAGACAATCACGATAGAAACATGGCTAAGCGAGCGGTCGGCAGTCCATGCATGGCGTGAATACCATATTATCGATTCGACAGGAACCCTTATCGGATACTGTCGCGGGGATTGGGTCTTCATCGATATAAAAAAGCGACGCCCCTGCCGAATCATCGATGCTTTCATCCAGGGGTGGCCCTTGAATCAGGTAAAGGCATTGGACCGACC
This sequence is a window from Sediminispirochaeta bajacaliforniensis DSM 16054. Protein-coding genes within it:
- a CDS encoding KamA family radical SAM protein gives rise to the protein MKPKRFRSYSAANIDSITQLKRLSESQLREMLAVAKVLPFRTNNYVVEELIDWNNIPEDPLFQLTFPQPQMLHQSDLGRITKHLATGTGYSPEQLKREQYRIRTAMNPHPAGQLQLNVPEEQGEMLQGMQHKYDETVLFFPKQGQTCHAYCTYCFRWAQFIGNKELQMASGEVEPLIRYLDRHPEVSDLLITGGDPMFMRSNVLRRYIEPLLRHRPGNLQTIRIGTKSLSYWPYRYLSDKDSDDLISLFHEITTAGYHLSIMAHFTHIRELSTKAVEAAIRRIRGTGAIIRCQSPIVRHINDDASMWAQMWRREVQLGMVPYYMFIARDTGPKAYFDIPIAETFKLFSDAYRQVSGLARTVRGPSMSAKPGKILVDGITEIEGKKYFVLKMIQGREAAWVNKVFYARYDPKASWITELKPAFGERCFFFEPNGRGPQMPLKQLRNAAMEAIPEAAISIHRS
- a CDS encoding FAD-dependent oxidoreductase — translated: MDQKRIVIIGGGGTGAAVARDLGLRGHSVLLLERDEFTGGTTGRHHGQLHSGARYAVGDREIARECLRETEILRRIAPDLIEDNGGLFVAVTDEEADYASQFRSACAEADIRTELISGKQAREIEPALSQTVRCAVTVPADGSFDAWRLPAAFFASAMEHGAKLFRYANVIGIETSGGSVSAVRVLDRMTNKEHKIEADVVINAGGPWVGKIAALAGLDMEVTPSPGTMVAVQGRFADKVISRLRPPNDGDIIVPQRSFSIIGTTQWITDDPDRIETPPEEIPRMLRLADEMIPAFSSAPFRAAWSAARPLAKRAYEVKAARALSRDFDCVHHKEEGAAGLFSLVGGKATVLRAMGEIVADQVCSYIGEERPGSSDQEKLPPYRRFYRLLKEQESERKFSWI
- a CDS encoding 2Fe-2S iron-sulfur cluster-binding protein, producing MDISLRIFRGIGPITESRDEEFSDFHFTAKESDTILDLLMKAGLEDASLLFRHSCHHGSCGTCACIIDGTERLACRTSVSEFQAASRIEIRPLNGFPRIRDLVVDMSPLFEKTDETWRYLRRSERDGRRFEDCIECGACMSACPVTEPFQGPAPLAFLHRRLESLDAKAEEERKNLLSRAGESDAVPACQEHFACSRVCPQRVAPGRRIRELRNLL
- a CDS encoding OadG family transporter subunit, which produces MIGQGLTLMVVGMAVVFVLLVLLVYVMKLLSFVVNRFFPDKEEEVQPKTQRAGEADILAAIASAAAYHNS
- a CDS encoding biotin/lipoyl-containing protein produces the protein MKKRVDFMVTAFRDGFQSAFGARVLTKDFLPAVEAAVDAGITHFEAGGGARFQSLYFYCNEDAFDMMDQFRQAAGPDANLQTLARGVNVVGLDSQSRDIINLHAKMFKKHGMTTIRNFDALNDVNNLIYSGQCIVDAGLKHEVTVTMMELPPGAKGAHTPEFYMTVLKQILDAGIKFDSICFKDASGTSVPSKVYETIKQARAMLGADAHIVFHSHETAGTSILAYKAALDAGANQVDLSMAPVSGGTCQPDIITMWHALRGTEYDLGIDIEKVRKAEAVFKECMKDYFVPPEATAVEPLIPFSPMPGGALTANTQMMRDNGILDKYSEVAAAMGEVVMKGGYGTSVTPVSQFYFQQAFNNVMVGPWKKIADGYGKMVLGYFGKTPVAPDPEIVKLASEQLGLEPTTRIPVDINDEDPSKGIGAAKKMLEEAKLPMSDENIFIAAACKEKGIQFLKGEAKVNVRKIDPKAAKAAGGEAKSGAGNYTVNVGGKRFNVKLEGNTALVNGKSYTVEVGEGTDAGTPAAGGAGQNVEAPMPGLVLRIEKEVGDTIEEGELLLVLEAMKMETEIHAPCSGTITEIPVKQGDQMKAGDILAVIS
- a CDS encoding sodium ion-translocating decarboxylase subunit beta, whose protein sequence is MNLGSALHNLWISTGLVNFEVGQVIMILVGCLLIFLAINKKFEPLLLLPIGFGGILANIPLAGIAEHTGFIGMIYGVGIDTGIFPLLIFMGVGAMTDFGPLIANPKTALLGAAAQFGIFTTLLGALALGTLPIFGFNLSDAAAIGIIGGADGPTSIFLASQLSPRLLGAIAVAAYSYMALVPIIQPPIMKLLTTKEERSIKMEQLRPVSKKEKILFPIAVLGICIILLPSATPLIGMLMFGNLLKESMVTERLSNAAQNELMNIVTIMLGLTVGSKLQADKFLNFETLGILILGLIAFSIGTAAGVLLAKLMNKLSKKHPINPLIGAAGVSAVPMAARVANKVGKEANPQNYLLMHAMGPNVAGVIGSAVAAGVLLSIVPVMMGG
- a CDS encoding acyl-[acyl-carrier-protein] thioesterase, with product MSLSCFFKFNKKGAKACPEQKPSETPKVFPLFTTQITVPYYDVGFDFELTPAAVLHYAENAAAGHCAAIGKPIPLLLEEGFIWMLARGQMEMKRYPRYGETITIETWLSERSAVHAWREYHIIDSTGTLIGYCRGDWVFIDIKKRRPCRIIDAFIQGWPLNQVKALDRPMSKQLQEHEEFEFKMEFMVRRGDIDTNRHVNNVRYLEWATEAIPQQWYESKKLTYIEGNFVQETGYGHTVVSAVTPYDKGFIHVVSDKEAGIALANAISEWNDR